The sequence below is a genomic window from Bombus pascuorum chromosome 15, iyBomPasc1.1, whole genome shotgun sequence.
GATATCTTGTTTCACCCCCTTCCCTTCTCTCAGGCCAGGGAGGATAACTTAACACTTTAATCTAATGGAATTAAGCGACCAGCTGCGAGTTTCGCTTTTGTTCGAAACCAATCGACAAATTAACTCGCGATCCGACGAagtctaataaaaatttttccagCTAAAAACTTTTCGACAGCGCTACCTTTTATGTGGGTTAAGACCTTGGTGCCGGGTGATTATAAAACTGTTTCTGCGATTGGCCAGATGCAGGATACATTTGATTTCCAGGTGGCGGTGTAACAGGCGTGTACTTGGAGATCGATACTGCTGTGGTAGACGGTGGAATAAACTGGGGAGGATACGGATTTGAGCCTGGTGGTGCTTGAGACGCTTGGGGTACTAAgaattgttgtggttgtttaTTTGCAGATGTCTGAGGTGTAGCGTTCGAATAAACTTGTTGCGCAGAATTCTGTGGAACTGTGAAGTTTGAGTACTGAACGGGACAAGGTTTAGCTTGGAACTGAGAATAATGGATGGATGCAGATCCTGGAGGAGGTATATAGGGTTGAGGAGGCAATTGAGGTACCGGGTAACCTGGTGGGGTATTTGATACAGTAGGATGAGGTGGAGATGTTTTACGCGCTTTCAATATTGCCTCTGCCGTTAAACCTGTAACGATTTACAGTCATGTAAAAAGTAATGAAATGGCAAAAGAGAATAGTAATATTTACCATGTTTGCGAGCTCTTTCCTCTTCGTCGTCGCTGAGGAACAATCCAAATTCTCGTTTCAATCTTTCTGTAAGATTTTCTCTTTGACGTTCGACTAAAGTTGGCGCGGCAGACCAACCAATTGTCCCTTCCTCACCACCTATAAgagtataaaatgttttaacaaagtagtttataatttttgatGCTTAAACCTATTGTTATTATCTCAACCTTAAACCTCTTAGTATCCTCTATATTAACCTTTCTTTTCCTCGCCTTCTGTGTTCGTGAAAAGCGGTAATGTGGTTAGGGTCGGTACATCAAGAGATAATGAGATTTTGGAACCTTCCTCATCGGAACTCAGCGACGAAGTTCCACTGCTCGCACTATCTGATCTACCTCTAGCTCCCCCCTTATCTGTTGTAGAAGCATCGCTTGACGGTTCAGGTTCTGGAGGCGTGCCAGACGATTGCTGTTTGCGTTTACGGTATTCTGATATGGACAACTAGAACAGCAAATTACTTTTGAATAAACAAGAAACACATGGTAGAATAACTTCgaagtagaaattttattctatagtTATTCTAACCTTTCGTTTAACAGGAGGGATTGTTTCGGGTTTAAATGCAGGAGCTGGCATACTATTTGGAACGACAGTTCTCGGATCCTTTAATCGTTTGATTTCCTTAGGCGGAGCTTCCTCCTCTTTTATTGGAGTTTCTTCATTGTGAACATTTTGAGGGATTGGTTTTGTCGTACACTCTTGTATCTCTATAATCTGCTCAGAAGTTTCACACTTTGGCTCGATGTATGgtacattattttcttcgatcaCTTCTTCTTTAGCGCTCTCGTTTGTTAGATCATCCAACTTAGCTTCCAGCAATTCCCTTAACGCCGTCGAGAGCATAGACTTTTGTTCACCATTTTTGGATTCATCTTCCGTCTCCATATCAATGGTAGACTCGATAATAGCGGCTTCAAAATTCAATTGGCTTTTTGGAGCACTCGTTGCTTCTGTCTTTTTACGAATTCGCTCACTTAATGGTGGAATGGAATGAAAACTCTTTGGTGGTTCTGTGATAGATTCTGTGTCCATGTTGGAAGACACAGACTCAAAAATGGATTCTTCGGATGAAGTAACGAACGCGGACGGCTGTTCAAGTTTCTGAGATTCCTGGCTCTGTTCGATTTCTTTAATGCTATTCTCAATGATACATTCTGATTCAGATTTGCTTCCGAATTCTTTGAATAACTTTTCCTCGTGGTTTAAATTGAACGATTTGAACGATGACGACTCGTATTTCACGTCATCTATTTCTTTATCCTCAGATTCGGAATCTTCTTTGGAACTCTCCATCAGACCCTCGATACCATCCATGCTTTTATCCTTTTCCGAACTAGTGTCTACTTTTTCCTTATAATCATTTCCATCGTCGCCagtaattttcttcatttgAGCTTCAACGTCAAATTCGTCGATCGACATGTTGTCGTCAGATTTGATTTCGCACTTCATATCTTCGGATCTTTTATAATCATCACACTTATCATCTTCAACTTTAACCATCTCATTTATACTACCTCCGAATTCCAGTTTCATCTCAGCCACGCGTTCCTTCAGAATTGCATCCGATTCCATAACAGCGATTGGAGAGCTGAAATCTTCCATTTCTGTGTCTCCTTCGTTTTGATCGACTATCTCGACGGTACCCTTCTCCATATCcaaattctcttctttctttataatatattccttTTTGCTCCTATTTTTCTGATGGCTAACCAGTTCGTTTTTAACAGATCGCAATTCATTCTTGATGAAAGATTTTGACTCCAAGTGCATGTAAGTGTCACAATCCATTtcatctttctcttctttcttcacCCCGATGTTCTCTTCTTTCATTATCGAAATGTCTATCACTAAATGTTTCTcggattttacatttttaagatGAAAATCCTGTGAAATATCTATCGAAAGCTTTTGCCGTACGATATCGTTTGAATTTACGTGTTCATGTGAGGCAATCTCTTGCTTTACAGATTCTGTTGTCGTGTGACCTTCTTCATTCTGATCAACCAACGAGGATTGCAGGTGCTCGATGAAATCGTCCTGAAAAAAAtggtttgattaaaaattcaacttcctattaatttacaaaaaaacaTTTCAACATACAATCAAACAGCAACTCACTTCAACAGGACACAAAGATCTATTGTTCGAAGTGGACTCAGGGACTAACATAGTAGGTGTAGTGGGTGGAGTATAATTGTCTGACGATAAACTTTCTCTAgctattcttcttttcttcggtGGAGCTACCATTTCACTAGCCGGCGGACTCTCTGGTCGACTATTTGGTGAATCACATTCTTCAGAGATAGCTTGACGTAACCACCTTTTCTTGGCAGATCCCGTAGAAACAGGGCAAACTGTATGTCCACTGATTGCCTGTTGCTTGCGTTGTGGTGGTGAATCGCATATTCCAGATACCGAATTAGCCGCCTGCACAAGAGTAGCTAAACTTTTAGCTGCGTAACTCTGCGTTAAGAATTCTGCGGATGAGTCCGTTGGTAAAGAAAAATCCGAAGATCTGCAAAGAGGATTTATCGAATTCGTCGCAGAAGCCGGTGGCAATGCTGGTAACGGTGATATTTGAGATATATTGCTTTGCGGTGGATCGGGTGACTCTTTTAACCATTCATTCATTAGAACTTTCTTGGTTTTCGGAAATTTGAAGCCAGGAGCTAGAGGACCAACCGCTGCTGCGACTAACAAGCAAGCCGAAGATAAAGGAGTGGATGGAGTTGAACTTTGGGAGCTGCTGCTTGCACCACTATCACAAGTTGGACTTTTAACTGGTGTTGGTTGTTGCAAAGGAGGCGAACTCGGTCCAGGTGCGTTAGAATTTGCTAAAGCCAATAGTAAACCAGCAGCCGTTGGAATTCCTTGATGTGCAGCTGTAGCTACGCTCTCGTTCGTACTTTTGGCAGGAGTATGCAGATGATAAGGAGCATCTCGACTTTGCGAATGATTTTGGCTCAACAAAGGTGGCGATTGCATCGAATTGCTTTCTTCTCCGGACGATTCGTCCGAGTCCGCGGAATTCAATCTGGTTCTTCGACTGCTACTTTGCGATTGAGAAGTACTAGTAGTCCTTGCTCTaccctttcttctcttccgcCTTAAAGGTCTATCGgaattttgttgtttttgCTTTGTTTGTATCGTGACGCTATGACTATCTTCGTTATCGCTATGCGTACCACCAGACTCCTTCCGCTGTGCATTTCGTGCTTGAACTTCTTGTTTCCTTTGTTCCGCTTTCTCGAGCCTCTCGAAAGCTTTCATAATAGCTTCCatcttcctctcttctctGGTCATCTTCTTCTTGTCTTTCTTAGTCTCTGGCACTATTGGTTGACTTAAGTTCGGAGAAGTTTGCGGCTGTTGCACTAACGTCAGCGGTTCCTCTTTAGGTATTTGGCGCACCGTATTTGCAACAGTGGTTGTAACTGTCCTTCTTGGTGGCGCGGATACCGATGATGACACTGTCGTCGGCGGTGGTGCAGGTTGCGTGATGACAGTATTATTGGATATCACGGTCGAGGAATCGCTGTCCTCGCAAATTGTGTTTCGTCTACCCCTTCGTCTCCGTTCTCGGCCATCTGCATTCTCAGCCAATGCTCCGTTGCTTCCTCTTCTGTTCAACTGATTTAGAGACACTATTTGACATTCCCTTGGGTTATTACACGCACAGACAATGGGCATCATGGGGCTATTTGGATTAGGCGATAGCAAGAGATCATGTTGCTCGTGTCTGATCGTAATTTCGGCATTTTTCTCAATCGCGCTTGTAGTCACAATATACAAATGTAACGTTCCTTTTTCTATACAATGTTTCACTTCCGCGTTAGGTTTACAACTACGTCGCACAAATCTAGCATCGTTTCCATACGTTCTTGTGTCTACACAGACTTCTGTTCCGTCTCGTGGTAATCGATAAAAGAATACAAAGGGTCCGGGCCTCTGGGTATGATGCCTTCCTTGAGGATAGGACGGTCGATGTTGCGTACTTAACATATACTTTCCTCGTAATTCAACGACGGGTGTGTTTGGTGGGAGATACATCGTTGCTACCAGAAACtatataagagaaaaaaatttttttcaaaatacctattttcattaaaaaataactgtTGTCGTTTGAAAAAATACTTACCCTAACGTTGTTACTATGTACGTTGAGCCTACACTTTCCGGTGGCAATGACATTCATGTTACTCTGTCTCAAATCGCTGTGTGTGCCATTTACTTTGATAGATGATATCCTGGCTCGCAATTCTGGACTATAGTGATTTGTCACTGCTTCCTCGTAACGTTCGATCCACTGCCTTAGTGGCGCGACGTTGGAGCTCCACGTATCTTGAGTTTCCTCCTCTTTATCTTCCAAACTCATTCTCCGTTTAGCTTTGCGTTTACCTGGGCCTCGCTTTGTAGCTTCTTTTTTACGAACAGCACTGGATTGTCTCGGATGAGAATCTCTCCTCTGCCTTTTCGcgacgttattattattattattgttattgttgttcAGTCGTCTTACTTGCGGTGGTTCGGATTTTCGTCGAGGAATTTGCTGTTGCAAAGTTCGTTTTTTGGGGATCGTACTGACTCCAACGTCAGTATCTGCCGAACTGGTGGACGATGCATCGGATGATGTATCTGAATTTAACAATTCCTCGCGTTTACGCATTTGCAATGCACGAGCTCTTTGCCTATCTACTCGTCGTGGTCGACAAATTTCACAGAGGTATTCGTCAGGAATGTTAGAACGATCTATACCCATGCAATCAACGTGTTGCCAAActctgaaatgaaaaatttacacTTGTTATGGCAGCGCACTGAGCTGAATTCTATCAAATATCTTAGACATAACAATTTAAACTTACAAACAACGATCACAGCAGATCATGTATCCGTCATCATGTTCAAAATCGCTAGAAAtggacaaatttttaaatatgaatatataatataatatacaatatataaatataaattaatatattttttttaatataaataattaccataTACATCTAGTAACACTGTCTTCATCATCCCCTTCACCCTCGGGAGCAGTTTCGGTTTCTTCGCCTTCCAGTTCTGCGTCCCTGCCTATTTCGCTACTGATAGCACTGGCTGCATCGTCGTCCATATTAGCGCCACTAACGACTATGATGAATAGCACAATGTCGCATGAAAAATACACGGCTTTCATTGTTATTGCGAGTCTAATCGAGTAGCTAGTAGGACTTCGTACCTTTTCCATAAATGTAAGGATGCTGAGAAGTCGTAGACGAACTTCCGGCACCGTTGATAGGCTGTTTTGCGTGAGATGGGGGTGACGGAGGTGACGGTGTTCGTGGTGGTGGTGCCCCATAATTGTGATCCTGTAGGACGTACTGAAGACACTATAATCAAGAATTACGTGTTCTAGGAACAACTATACAGACTACAAAATGCAACAGTGTACACTGCAAAAATGGCACTGAAGATTCGTTATTAAACTTCGCGTTATGTTTACTACGATATATGTGTTACCTCGTAAGGCGGAGGTATTCTTATAATTGGAGTTATAGGACGTTGTTGACGTTCGTCTTCTTTAGATTCGCGCAGCTCGGGTtcaattctaaaaaaataataaatttaattattcaattgaTATAGAATGTGCGCACGgggtaaaataaaagatcaacGAATATATAAGTGACAGAAATAGACACTAACTTGTTCTCAACATCTTTGCGAGGTTCCATGCTAGTTACTGGTAGTAACGTCTTCACTTGTCCAGATTGTTGTCTAACTTGCTGGGAAAACTGTGACGTTGTAATAAGTTGTTTTTGTTGCATAGCTTGCTGTTGTATTTTAATCGGTTGATTTTTATGCATCAACATATTCGCGGCAACAGTCTGTTGAGGAAGCAAGGTTTTGATGCTTGTCTTTTGTGCGATCGCAGTTGCCGGACCTTGACCTTTCACCGCAGTTACGTTTGTATTTAGAGAGGTCTTAATACCGGATACTTTTTGCGTGTGATTCCTCTGAGCTGGTTTTTGAGGAGGTATCGTTTTGATGCATCCAGGCTGCTTTTGAGCATTCTGCGGCCCTATAACGTTCTGTTGTTgctgaattatttttactggCTGCGCGTTCGCATTTCTATGCAACGACTGTTGCACGACGTTCTGCGAGTTCGAAGTTTTTACGGTATTCGCAATTTTCTGAGGTACACTACTTTTTAAATTGCTCTGCTGTAAATTTTGCGCTTGATTCTTCGCCACACCTACTCTCATTACcatttgttgttgttgtatCTTAGAGTTAACTACCTGAGTTCGTTGATTATTGGGGATGGTCGCGGCGATCGTCGCAACCTTTTGGTGAACATTCGTAATACTGTGACTTTTCTGTGTTTGTGGATTCGTATTCgcttgttgttgctgctgagGCTGTTGTTTCTGCGCCACTTGTTGCTGCGATTGTTGTTGTGCTTGTGAAGTCTGCTGTAGCAACTGTTGTTGCAATTGGGACGAGTTCTGGATATGTACTTGCTGCGATTGTTGTGGCTGTGAGATTACTGGTTGTTTGTTTACGGTTAATAAGTTGGCGTTTTGGAGCGTTTTACTGATATTTGGAACGCTGTTACTCTTGCAAGCGCTCGCGAAAGATTGTACTCTGCTGGAATTAACCGTGGTCGCAGTCTGAGACTTTTGCAAAGCCGTCGCAGTTTGTGATCTCTGATGCTGCGTCGGCGGCTGAACTTGTTGCACGTGTTTCTGAACCTGCGGTAACTGTTGCTGACATTGCACTTGCCCCATTACTTGTACCTTCTGCATACCAGCTACGGAGTTGCCACATTTTTGGACGTTATTCACCGCCGCAGCGTTCGATTGCTGCCTAGGCACAGTCACGGTCTTCTGCGACTGAACCTGTAATTTCTGTAATCCCTGCTGTTGATTACCCGGTATCTGTTGCAGTTGTGCTTTATGATTCGGATGACTACTTAACATCTGCGACGATACCTTTTGGTTATTGTAGACTTGCGCTACTTTCTGCGTGTTCGCGGCGTTTGCTTGCGCTTTTTGAAGCGTCGAATTCCCTTGTTGTTGGACTCTCTGTACGTTGGTATTGTTCGTGACTTGATTAACAGCAAACTGGGTGGTTTGAGCGGTACCAGTCGACGACATTTGGCTCTTCTGTGCGGTCTGTATCCTAGGTACGGAGTTCCTCTGCACGGTTACCCCTTGACTGACATTCGTCACAGCCTTCACTTTCTGCAAGTTAACCGTCTGACCCTGTCCGACGAGATTTTGCGTTTTCACGTGTATCCTTTGAATGTTGGGCAACGAAGTCGCGGTAGTGATGGCTCTAACCGCGTTGTTGCTTACGACAAGCTGCGAAGGGACCGGTTGAACTTTTAAAGACATGCTAGCCTGCAAACTAGATATCGTGGTCGtctgttgctgctgttgcttGCCCTCACAGGTGACGACCACCTGATTTCTAGTTTGCTGTTTGCTCTGCGTGGATACTGTAGCATGCTGCAAAGGATACACATGTGCTACTCCGCTACCTGGAGATGATAAAGATTGAGCGTTTACCGGAACATGGGTTACGTTGGAGGATACGTTCAGCGTTAAAGGCGCGGGCTGTGTTTGATGGCTAGACGACGGTAATTTCTGAGAGATGACGCGAGTCGACAGCACCTGGGTGGTATTCGTTTGAGGTCCAGTGATTCTCTGCACCTCCCTAACGGCTTTTGCTACTGGATAGGTAACGCTAACTGATTTCACGGTGGAAAAGGAAATAACATGACCAGCTGGAATTTCTGCGGCACTCTCCAAACATTGAAGGATCTGTGGTTTGCCGCCGGCATCGTCGGTTCCCGTCGTGTTCGATGTTTCCTGATTCACCGACGAGGACGGCTGACCGCTGCTGCAGTTCTTCTTCTCGAGGGATGTTTCTACGGTGCCCAACTTTAAGACGAAGCTCATGGTGGTTTCAGCGCTCTGTGGAAAGCTGTCAATGCGTTTTGACGCGGCGGTGGCACCATCATTCTCGTGAGCATCGGTATGCTCGGTTGGGGACGGCGGGGGAGGTGGGCCAGGCCCTGGGGACAATTGCTCCCCACCTCCACCTGTTCCACCCCCCGATAACTTGATCACCGACGGAGTCGACGTCTTGGAGGCCTTTCAATCACGCCAACTGGAAACTCGAGAGAGTTAGGATGGGATGGCTATCCTCGCCCTGCTTGACGGGATACCACGCTCTTCGATTCCGCTATTTGAGGATTCTGAACCATAGGCTGCAACATATAATCGGTGATTCTTTTGTTAGCCTTGAGATAGTAAGTTTTCAACGACATTCGGTTAAGCGAAACGTATGGTGTAAGGGCTCGTCTTCGCTGAAGCACCATCGAGCAATCTCTCGTCGCTGTTTCAAGTTTCTTGAAAAAGTCGCCGCATGTTGCTTCAGTGCAGACGAGTTCTGAGAAAagatttcttgaaaaattcgaCGATAACTTTAGGAGAGCGATACATGTCCTTGGCTACGTACCCTAATCCAAACATCTCTcaaaaagtattaattattcagCGTTCATGACGTAGCcatggaatatttaaagatgTTGATCCAGAAAAACGTTCCCTTCCAATCGTTCGATAAAACTAATGCTTATCTAATAGATATCGTTTTCAACGAATTCAAGATCGAACCGGTTCACGATTGTTTCGATATCGTGAAAGCTGAGATACTTAGCAACGGTGAAAAGGAAATGGGGAGAAAGGAACCAAGTGGTATTTAATGTCTTAAGTATTTAATTACGATGGCAATATCGAcaagagaaagggaaaaatgaTCGAAATGTTAATTTCTGGTCGCGTTTAACAATGATATCCCTCGCTGTGGAACCGGTTCGCAATTCCACGATAAAATCAATTTAGATTAGACCGCGAATCGATGGAAAGCGTTTAATACGTTTAATTATCATGTCttctattgtttaatattagaatCGTTTATCGACTATCGTTGACAAAATTTACATACAGTAACTACAAAAGTAtctgtacataacgttacttTCTAACGAagtgttcctttttttccttttatcagATTCTACATTTCACTTTCATAGTATCAAACTTTGGTAGTCGTATGAAAGTATGTACCGTTAAATAATACTAATCGTAAgcttaatatatttgaaactaATTAATATGTCGATGACTTACTGCATAAATATCGTATGTCAACTTTTAGCGTTTTCTAGAAAATCAGtcttaaacgataaataaatatttgttgcattgtatttattgttatCAACGTCATTGTAAAATTGGTTGCAAATCGTGCATTGATGCTCCTTAGGAATATAACATGATCACAATAGATCATGCTCGTTGGAAATATCTCTATATAGGTACACTATATGCAGTAAACAAAGTTATTATTTTCGACAGATTTATGAAATGGATATAATAGTTTTTATAGAGAATAACGAAAATATGAGAAACTATTACATAGAAACTGAAATTTCACAAGaagcaattaatttatgtaatataatgataatgagataatattaatattcgagTAATTTACCAATATATTGTAGTATCATGTGTGTAATTTATCGTAGTACAATATCCATGATACCGTAACGTATTATTCTATGTGAATCTTTAAAGTAAACTGATAATTTTAAGCTTTTAAGACCGTTCGTACTCTATTCGCACAAACTATTATCACTTTCTAGCGTTATAACTAgattgtggatttttatacaaattcatatttttgagaatataatgaaaaatgtaaatttgccTGCCAAATGTTATAGAAGGCGC
It includes:
- the LOC132914779 gene encoding uncharacterized protein LOC132914779 isoform X2 codes for the protein MSFVLKLGTVETSLEKKNCSSGQPSSSVNQETSNTTGTDDAGGKPQILQCLESAAEIPAGHVISFSTVKSVSVTYPVAKAVREVQRITGPQTNTTQVLSTRVISQKLPSSSHQTQPAPLTLNVSSNVTHVPVNAQSLSSPGSGVAHVYPLQHATVSTQSKQQTRNQVVVTCEGKQQQQQTTTISSLQASMSLKVQPVPSQLVVSNNAVRAITTATSLPNIQRIHVKTQNLVGQGQTVNLQKVKAVTNVSQGVTVQRNSVPRIQTAQKSQMSSTGTAQTTQFAVNQVTNNTNVQRVQQQGNSTLQKAQANAANTQKVAQVYNNQKVSSQMLSSHPNHKAQLQQIPGNQQQGLQKLQVQSQKTVTVPRQQSNAAAVNNVQKCGNSVAGMQKVQVMGQVQCQQQLPQVQKHVQQVQPPTQHQRSQTATALQKSQTATTVNSSRVQSFASACKSNSVPNISKTLQNANLLTVNKQPVISQPQQSQQVHIQNSSQLQQQLLQQTSQAQQQSQQQVAQKQQPQQQQQANTNPQTQKSHSITNVHQKVATIAATIPNNQRTQVVNSKIQQQQMVMRVGVAKNQAQNLQQSNLKSSVPQKIANTVKTSNSQNVVQQSLHRNANAQPVKIIQQQQNVIGPQNAQKQPGCIKTIPPQKPAQRNHTQKVSGIKTSLNTNVTAVKGQGPATAIAQKTSIKTLLPQQTVAANMLMHKNQPIKIQQQAMQQKQLITTSQFSQQVRQQSGQVKTLLPVTSMEPRKDVENKIEPELRESKEDERQQRPITPIIRIPPPYEDHNYGAPPPRTPSPPSPPSHAKQPINGAGSSSTTSQHPYIYGKVVSGANMDDDAASAISSEIGRDAELEGEETETAPEGEGDDEDSVTRCICDFEHDDGYMICCDRCLVWQHVDCMGIDRSNIPDEYLCEICRPRRVDRQRARALQMRKREELLNSDTSSDASSTSSADTDVGVSTIPKKRTLQQQIPRRKSEPPQVRRLNNNNNNNNNNVAKRQRRDSHPRQSSAVRKKEATKRGPGKRKAKRRMSLEDKEEETQDTWSSNVAPLRQWIERYEEAVTNHYSPELRARISSIKVNGTHSDLRQSNMNVIATGKCRLNVHSNNVRFLVATMYLPPNTPVVELRGKYMLSTQHRPSYPQGRHHTQRPGPFVFFYRLPRDGTEVCVDTRTYGNDARFVRRSCKPNAEVKHCIEKGTLHLYIVTTSAIEKNAEITIRHEQHDLLLSPNPNSPMMPIVCACNNPRECQIVSLNQLNRRGSNGALAENADGRERRRRGRRNTICEDSDSSTVISNNTVITQPAPPPTTVSSSVSAPPRRTVTTTVANTVRQIPKEEPLTLVQQPQTSPNLSQPIVPETKKDKKKMTREERKMEAIMKAFERLEKAEQRKQEVQARNAQRKESGGTHSDNEDSHSVTIQTKQKQQNSDRPLRRKRRKGRARTTSTSQSQSSSRRTRLNSADSDESSGEESNSMQSPPLLSQNHSQSRDAPYHLHTPAKSTNESVATAAHQGIPTAAGLLLALANSNAPGPSSPPLQQPTPVKSPTCDSGASSSSQSSTPSTPLSSACLLVAAAVGPLAPGFKFPKTKKVLMNEWLKESPDPPQSNISQISPLPALPPASATNSINPLCRSSDFSLPTDSSAEFLTQSYAAKSLATLVQAANSVSGICDSPPQRKQQAISGHTVCPVSTGSAKKRWLRQAISEECDSPNSRPESPPASEMVAPPKKRRIARESLSSDNYTPPTTPTMLVPESTSNNRSLCPVEDDFIEHLQSSLVDQNEEGHTTTESVKQEIASHEHVNSNDIVRQKLSIDISQDFHLKNVKSEKHLVIDISIMKEENIGVKKEEKDEMDCDTYMHLESKSFIKNELRSVKNELVSHQKNRSKKEYIIKKEENLDMEKGTVEIVDQNEGDTEMEDFSSPIAVMESDAILKERVAEMKLEFGGSINEMVKVEDDKCDDYKRSEDMKCEIKSDDNMSIDEFDVEAQMKKITGDDGNDYKEKVDTSSEKDKSMDGIEGLMESSKEDSESEDKEIDDVKYESSSFKSFNLNHEEKLFKEFGSKSESECIIENSIKEIEQSQESQKLEQPSAFVTSSEESIFESVSSNMDTESITEPPKSFHSIPPLSERIRKKTEATSAPKSQLNFEAAIIESTIDMETEDESKNGEQKSMLSTALRELLEAKLDDLTNESAKEEVIEENNVPYIEPKCETSEQIIEIQECTTKPIPQNVHNEETPIKEEEAPPKEIKRLKDPRTVVPNSMPAPAFKPETIPPVKRKLSISEYRKRKQQSSGTPPEPEPSSDASTTDKGGARGRSDSASSGTSSLSSDEEGSKISLSLDVPTLTTLPLFTNTEGEEKKGGEEGTIGWSAAPTLVERQRENLTERLKREFGLFLSDDEEERARKHGLTAEAILKARKTSPPHPTVSNTPPGYPVPQLPPQPYIPPPGSASIHYSQFQAKPCPVQYSNFTVPQNSAQQVYSNATPQTSANKQPQQFLVPQASQAPPGSNPYPPQFIPPSTTAVSISKYTPVTPPPGNQMYPASGQSQKQFYNHPAPRS
- the LOC132914779 gene encoding uncharacterized protein LOC132914779 isoform X4; the encoded protein is MSFVLKLGTVETSLEKKNCSSGQPSSSVNQETSNTTGTDDAGGKPQILQCLESAAEIPAGHVISFSTVKSVSVTYPVAKAVREVQRITGPQTNTTQVLSTRVISQKLPSSSHQTQPAPLTLNVSSNVTHVPVNAQSLSSPGSGVAHVYPLQHATVSTQSKQQTRNQVVVTCEGKQQQQQTTTISSLQASMSLKVQPVPSQLVVSNNAVRAITTATSLPNIQRIHVKTQNLVGQGQTVNLQKVKAVTNVSQGVTVQRNSVPRIQTAQKSQMSSTGTAQTTQFAVNQVTNNTNVQRVQQQGNSTLQKAQANAANTQKVAQVYNNQKVSSQMLSSHPNHKAQLQQIPGNQQQGLQKLQVQSQKTVTVPRQQSNAAAVNNVQKCGNSVAGMQKVQVMGQVQCQQQLPQVQKHVQQVQPPTQHQRSQTATALQKSQTATTVNSSRVQSFASACKSNSVPNISKTLQNANLLTVNKQPVISQPQQSQQVHIQNSSQLQQQLLQQTSQAQQQSQQQVAQKQQPQQQQQANTNPQTQKSHSITNVHQKVATIAATIPNNQRTQVVNSKIQQQQMVMRVGVAKNQAQNLQQSNLKSSVPQKIANTVKTSNSQNVVQQSLHRNANAQPVKIIQQQQNVIGPQNAQKQPGCIKTIPPQKPAQRNHTQKVSGIKTSLNTNVTAVKGQGPATAIAQKTSIKTLLPQQTVAANMLMHKNQPIKIQQQAMQQKQLITTSQFSQQVRQQSGQVKTLLPVTSMEPRKDVENKIEPELRESKEDERQQRPITPIIRIPPPYECLQYVLQDHNYGAPPPRTPSPPSPPSHAKQPINGAGSSSTTSQHPYIYGKVVSGANMDDDAASAISSEIGRDAELEGEETETAPEGEGDDEDSVTRCICDFEHDDGYMICCDRCLVWQHVDCMGIDRSNIPDEYLCEICRPRRVDRQRARALQMRKREELLNSDTSSDASSTSSADTDVGVSTIPKKRTLQQQIPRRKSEPPQVRRLNNNNNNNNNNVAKRQRRDSHPRQSSAVRKKEATKRGPGKRKAKRRMSLEDKEEETQDTWSSNVAPLRQWIERYEEAVTNHYSPELRARISSIKVNGTHSDLRQSNMNVIATGKCRLNVHSNNVRFLVATMYLPPNTPVVELRGKYMLSTQHRPSYPQGRHHTQRPGPFVFFYRLPRDGTEVCVDTRTYGNDARFVRRSCKPNAEVKHCIEKGTLHLYIVTTSAIEKNAEITIRHEQHDLLLSPNPNSPMMPIVCACNNPRECQIVSLNQLNRRGSNGALAENADGRERRRRGRRNTICEDSDSSTVISNNTVITQPAPPPTTVSSSVSAPPRRTVTTTVANTVRQIPKEEPLTLVQQPQTSPNLSQPIVPETKKDKKKMTREERKMEAIMKAFERLEKAEQRKQEVQARNAQRKESGGTHSDNEDSHSVTIQTKQKQQNSDRPLRRKRRKGRARTTSTSQSQSSSRRTRLNSADSDESSGEESNSMQSPPLLSQNHSQSRDAPYHLHTPAKSTNESVATAAHQGIPTAAGLLLALANSNAPGPSSPPLQQPTPVKSPTCDSGASSSSQSSTPSTPLSSACLLVAAAVGPLAPGFKFPKTKKVLMNEWLKESPDPPQSNISQISPLPALPPASATNSINPLCRSSDFSLPTDSSAEFLTQSYAAKSLATLVQAANSVSGICDSPPQRKQQAISGHTVCPVSTGSAKKRWLRQAISEECDSPNSRPESPPASEMVAPPKKRRIARESLSSDNYTPPTTPTMLVPESTSNNRSLCPVEDDFIEHLQSSLVDQNEEGHTTTESVKQEIASHEHVNSNDIVRQKLSIDISQDFHLKNVKSEKHLVIDISIMKEENIGVKKEEKDEMDCDTYMHLESKSFIKNELRSVKNELVSHQKNRSKKEYIIKKEENLDMEKGTVEIVDQNEGDTEMEDFSSPIAVMESDAILKERVAEMKLEFGGSINEMVKVEDDKCDDYKRSEDMKCEIKSDDNMSIDEFDVEAQMKKITGDDGNDYKEKVDTSSEKDKSMDGIEGLMESSKEDSESEDKEIDDVKYESSSFKSFNLNHEEKLFKEFGSKSESECIIENSIKEIEQSQESQKLEQPSAFVTSSEESIFESVSSNMDTESITEPPKSFHSIPPLSERIRKKTEATSAPKSQLNFEAAIIESTIDMETEDESKNGEQKSMLSTALRELLEAKLDDLTNESAKEEVIEENNVPYIEPKCETSEQIIEIQECTTKPIPQNVHNEETPIKEEEAPPKEIKRLKDPRTVVPNSMPAPAFKPETIPPVKRKLSISEYRKRKQQSSGTPPEPEPSSDASTTDKGGARGRSDSASSGTSSLSSDEEGSKISLSLDVPTLTTLPLFTNTEGEEKKG